From one Arcobacter sp. CECT 8986 genomic stretch:
- a CDS encoding DUF302 domain-containing protein produces MKYLVSTSKSVQEAYEALQRAIPNNGFGLQHTHNIEEKLSNKGVTLGRECLVLDICQPHIAKEILDIDPSVSAILPCSISVYEDEGKTNICVIKPSFVFPQLNANLKDVMQRVEKTIFKIIDEAAV; encoded by the coding sequence ATGAAATATCTAGTATCAACTTCTAAAAGTGTTCAAGAAGCTTATGAAGCACTTCAAAGAGCGATTCCTAATAATGGTTTTGGTCTTCAACATACACATAATATAGAAGAGAAACTTTCAAACAAAGGTGTAACACTAGGAAGAGAATGTTTAGTATTAGATATCTGTCAACCTCATATTGCAAAAGAGATATTAGATATTGACCCAAGTGTAAGTGCCATTTTACCTTGTAGTATCTCTGTTTATGAAGATGAAGGTAAAACAAATATTTGTGTTATTAAGCCATCTTTTGTTTTTCCTCAACTAAATGCTAATTTAAAAGATGTTATGCAAAGAGTTGAGAAAACTATTTTTAAAATAATAGATGAGGCTGCTGTTTAA
- a CDS encoding threonine aldolase family protein — protein sequence MYEKINEQFASDNYSQICPEVLEKIIELNNDNALAYGNDYYTKYAADKLRELFETDCEIFFVFTGTAANSLSLAALCSSYHSIICTDVAHIETDECGAPEFFSNGSKLLLAEAKNGKLTPDDIVHLATKRTDIHYPKPKVVSITQSTELGTVYTIEELKQIQKVAKEYNLHIQMDGARFANAVASLGCKPADITWKVGVDVLCFSGTKNGMAMGEVIVFFNKELAQDFDYRCKQAGQLASKMKFISAQWLGLLENDLWRKNATHANKMAKYFEEQISDIKDIKIKFPVESNSVFIEAPVQMLEQLKQRDWIFYGFIGLGGGRFVFAWNTSKKRVDELVKDLKELSNS from the coding sequence ATGTATGAAAAAATAAATGAGCAGTTTGCAAGTGACAACTACTCACAGATTTGTCCTGAAGTACTAGAAAAGATAATCGAATTAAATAATGACAATGCTTTAGCATATGGAAATGATTACTATACAAAATATGCAGCAGATAAATTAAGAGAATTATTTGAAACAGATTGTGAGATTTTTTTTGTATTTACTGGGACAGCTGCAAACTCTTTAAGTTTAGCAGCACTATGCAGTTCGTACCATAGTATTATATGTACGGATGTAGCACATATAGAGACAGATGAGTGCGGAGCACCTGAATTTTTCTCTAATGGATCAAAGCTTCTATTAGCAGAAGCAAAAAATGGAAAGTTAACTCCTGATGATATTGTACATTTGGCAACTAAAAGAACAGATATTCACTATCCTAAACCAAAAGTTGTTTCAATTACACAATCAACAGAGTTAGGAACTGTTTATACAATTGAAGAGTTAAAACAGATTCAAAAAGTAGCAAAAGAGTACAATCTTCATATCCAAATGGATGGAGCAAGATTTGCAAATGCTGTTGCATCACTTGGATGTAAACCAGCAGATATTACTTGGAAAGTTGGTGTAGATGTTTTATGTTTTTCAGGAACAAAAAACGGTATGGCAATGGGTGAAGTAATAGTATTTTTTAATAAAGAGTTAGCTCAAGATTTTGATTATAGATGTAAACAAGCAGGTCAACTTGCTTCAAAAATGAAATTTATATCTGCACAATGGCTAGGATTATTAGAAAATGACTTGTGGAGAAAAAATGCAACTCATGCTAATAAAATGGCAAAATATTTTGAAGAACAGATTTCTGATATTAAAGATATCAAAATAAAATTCCCTGTTGAATCAAATAGTGTATTTATTGAAGCTCCAGTACAAATGCTTGAACAACTAAAACAAAGAGATTGGATTTTTTATGGATTCATTGGACTTGGTGGAGGAAGATTTGTATTTGCATGGAATACTTCTAAAAAAAGAGTTGATGAATTAGTTAAAGACTTAAAAGAGTTATCAAATAGTTAA